The following DNA comes from Erigeron canadensis isolate Cc75 chromosome 3, C_canadensis_v1, whole genome shotgun sequence.
GATCCTAACATCGGTTTAAAAATCCCCAGCGGAAGATTCACTATCTTTAGATTTTGTTGACCCGTCCTCATCTTTTGGCTTCTTGCGTCGAGACTTCTTGGGAATGTCGGGCAAGGTCCCTTTGTCTTTGTCGTGGGAGCGTCGAATTCTGTGGTGTCTCCTATGCTTTGTTTTGGTTGATGATTGTGACTCATGGTCCATAGAATTGTCCATTGAGCGATGATGACGGTGTCTAGATGTTTTGGGTACATCTGGAAGGTCCCTATTTAGTTCTTCACTTCGAGTAATCCTGTGGTTCTTTGTACCTATTAAACAAGTACATTTGATTAGTAAAATCTTTTTAGATTTGATCTTTTTAAAGGGAAATGGCAAAAATGACAAATATTTCAACATATTGATGAGAACCTTTATTGGTAGTAGGCGTCATGTCCATTGGTGCTGAATGACCTTGTCCATCACCAAAGTCCCTCATCTgcattgtcaagaaaacaagCTCAAATTGAAACGggtcaaaagataaaagaacacaaaaatatatactagAGGTGACCAGACGGGCTGGTGGGAAAACGACACAAAACAGGTTCAAGTTGAAACATGTTATGTTTAATAAGGTTCGAAATAGCCAGACCACATTAACCAGAAAAATCTTTGTCCATCTTCTTATGATTTTCTATAGAAATGCATTAAATCAATAACTACTTTTGTTAAGAGAGGTGAAAATATACCCAGCTAGGAGATTCAGCAGCAGGTCCATCAGCACCGATATGAGCAAGATGCTTCACATCCGTGGGCATACCGATCTGTATTTCTTGttcttcgtcttcttcatcTACATTTACAAAGTtcacaattacatcaaacaTGCGTGATCATGATCTATAAACATGCATTTAAACTTAAGCATGATGGAGCTAACCGAATAGATTTGAGATGTTTTTAAGGCCTCTAAAAAAGCCTTTGACCTTAGTACCCATCTTCAAAGAATCAGTATGCTCCGGATATGAAAGGGGTCAAACGACCCCTTAATATATAGTAAACAACTCGAGAGAGAGAATTAACCAAACTGGTGGAACCAAAAGACATACAGGGgagaaaaaggaagaaataaaTGTTGATAAAAGAAGAATAATGAAATGAGTAAGGGAGAGATAATAGGAGGAAGATTGTCATCATTAAGCACCACCTTTGATTTCAGTTT
Coding sequences within:
- the LOC122593826 gene encoding CRIB domain-containing protein RIC7-like, whose amino-acid sequence is MGTKVKGFFRGLKNISNLFDEEDEEQEIQIGMPTDVKHLAHIGADGPAAESPSWMRDFGDGQGHSAPMDMTPTTNKGTKNHRITRSEELNRDLPDVPKTSRHRHHRSMDNSMDHESQSSTKTKHRRHHRIRRSHDKDKGTLPDIPKKSRRKKPKDEDGSTKSKDSESSAGDF